From Thermoflexus hugenholtzii JAD2:
TCCTCCACCAGGGTGGTGAGGCGGTAGGGGCCTTCGCTTCCCCAGCATCCCCGATAGTGGAAGACCAGGATGTTCCACCCCGCATCCCGGAGGGCGTCGGCTAGGTCCAGGTTGAGCTCCACGCCGGCGATGCCGTGGGCCATCACCAGCGTAGGGTGAGGTCCCTCCCCATCCGCCCGGTAGAAGCGCCCGAGCAGCCGATACCCGTTGCTCTCGAAGATCACGCCGCTCAGCATCGCCGGCCGCGTCCCTCCGGGAAGTTCCGGCCGCCGGGGCCGGTCAATCGATCACCGTCTGACTCTGCTCCCGCAGATACTGGATCAGGTAATAGGGCCCGCCGGCGCCCCGGCCGGTGGAGCCGCTGGCCTTCCAGCCCCCGAAGGGCTGGTAGCCGGGCCAGGCGCCGGTGGTCGCCCCCGCCGCCCGGTTGACATAGGTCACGCCGGCCTCGATGTGATCGAAGAACCACTGGATCTCCTCCGGGTCGTTGCTGTAGAAGCCGGCGGTCAGACCGTAGTCCACCGCGTTGGCGTAGCGCATGGCCTCCTCCAGGGAATCCACGGTCACGATGCAGGTGATGGGGAGGAACATCTCCTCCCGGAGCAGCGGATGATCCGGCGGGAGGCCGTCGACCACCGTGGGCTCCACGAAGTAGCCTTTGGCGAACTCCCCATCGGTCAGGACGTTGCCCCCGAAGAGGACCACGCCGTCGCGGCGGAGGATCTCCACGTAGCGCTGGAACTTCTCATAGGCGGTCCGGTTGATCACCGGACCCAGGAACACGTCCCGCTGGGTGGGATCGCCGATGCGGATCTTGCTGGTGAGGTCCAGGAACTTCTCCAGGAAGGCGTCCCGCACCGGGCGCTCCACGTAGATCCGCGAGGCCGCCGAGCACTTCTGGCCCTGAAGGCCGAAGGCCGAGCGCATGCAGCCCAGGGCCGCCCGGTCTAAATCCGCGTGGCGGCTGATGATCACCGGGTTCTTGCCCCCCATCTCCAGGATGATGGGCTTAGGATACCGGGTCGAGGCCGCCACCTTGCGATAGATGGACATCCCCACCTCATAGCTGCCGGTGAAGGTGATCCCGGCCACATCCGGGTGCAGGACCAGGGGGTCGCCGACCTCGCTCCCGCTCCCCGTGATGTAGTTGAAAGCCCCCTCGGGCACCCCCGCGTCGCGGAAGATCTCATAGAGCCTGTAGCCCACGTAGGGGGTGTCCGACGCCGGCTTGAACACCACCGTGTTGCCGGCCAGCA
This genomic window contains:
- a CDS encoding aldehyde dehydrogenase family protein, whose protein sequence is MPAKKPTRKTTRKAAPKKTARKTTRKAPARAVSPRRRGGPAAEAPAQPFKITYATLAVPSEELHIRYEVALGKVRESLGGTVPMVIGGQPRYAERTFEDRSPINTDWLLGIFQRGTPEDVADAVAAAKAAFPAWSRTPWTERVKILRRAADLISERAFELAALMSLEVGKNRLEALGDVEETADLIRYYCDQMEAHDGYVVPMKQESPKHHNRSVLKPYGVWAVISPFNFPLALAGGPAGAALLAGNTVVFKPASDTPYVGYRLYEIFRDAGVPEGAFNYITGSGSEVGDPLVLHPDVAGITFTGSYEVGMSIYRKVAASTRYPKPIILEMGGKNPVIISRHADLDRAALGCMRSAFGLQGQKCSAASRIYVERPVRDAFLEKFLDLTSKIRIGDPTQRDVFLGPVINRTAYEKFQRYVEILRRDGVVLFGGNVLTDGEFAKGYFVEPTVVDGLPPDHPLLREEMFLPITCIVTVDSLEEAMRYANAVDYGLTAGFYSNDPEEIQWFFDHIEAGVTYVNRAAGATTGAWPGYQPFGGWKASGSTGRGAGGPYYLIQYLREQSQTVID